The Syntrophaceae bacterium DNA segment CCCGGCACCACCGACGGACATCCGCCTCGTTCATGTTCACACCGTACGAAAAGTAAAAAATATCCTGCCCAGATTCCATGTGATTCCCCCCCGTTGAAGGGCTCCCGCCCATGATGGAGGGGGAATATAGCACAAGGGAAGACGGATTGGAAATCTCTTCCCTTTCAGGAGGTGCGGGTGTGGCGGCGGGCGGCGCTGTGAAACTGATTGTCGATGGGAATCTCGGGAAACTGGCCCGCTGGCTGCGGGCCCTGGGGTGCGACACGGCGATCCATGAGGGCCGCGCGGACCGCTATTTGCTGCGAAGAGCGCTCCTGGAAGACCGGATTGCAGTCACGAAAAGCCGCAGACTGGCGGCCCGGCCGTTCCGGGGTCGGTTGATCCTGATTGCGGCGGATCGCTGGGAGGAGCAGCTTGCGGAGACGGTGTCCTCCCTCGATCTGTCTTTCGACGCTCGCGCCGTCCTGGGGCGCTGCCTGGACTGCAACGAGACCCTGTCGGAAGTGGAAAAGAGCACCGTGGAAGGCTTGGTTCCCGCCTACATTTTCGAAACGCAGGCGGCCTTCCGGAGATGCGGGCGCTGCGGACGGATCTTCTGGGCCGGGAGCCACGCGGAGAGGATGCTCCGCGTCATGCGGAGCCGCATTCCGTCTCGTCTCCCTTGATTTTCTCCACGGCGTGGGGAAGGGCCGGCAGAAGCACCTCGAGATTTTCCCGGGCACCCCGGGGACTGCCGGGGAGGTTGACGATCAGCGAGGCGCCCCGGATGCCGACCACGGCACGGGAAATCATGGCGTGGGGGGTCTTTGCCGCACTGGCCCGGCGCATGGCCTCCGCCATGCCGGGGATCTCCTTGTGGATCACCGCGAGCGTCGCATCCGGCGTCACGTCCCGGGGGCTCACCCCCGTCCCGCCGGTCGTGACGATCAGGTCCAGCCTGTCCTCATCGGCGAAGCGGATCAGGGCCTCCTTGATCTTCTCCGTCTCGTCGGGCACGATGACCGTTCGCTCGATCCGGCAGCCGATCCCCGCGAGCAGGCGGGCCACCTCGGGTCCGCTCAGATCCTCGCGTTCGCCTCTCGATCCTTTGTCACTCATTGTGATGACGCCGGTCCGAATGATCACTTCTCCGCTGCTTCCTTTTCCTTCTTCGCCTCGGCGATCACCTTCTCGGCGATCTGTGCCGGGACTTCCTCATAGTGCGAGAATTCGTAGGTGAAGGTTCCCCGGCCGCTCGTCATGGAGCGCAGGTCCGGGGCGTACTTCAGGATTTCCGCGAGAGGTACGCTGGCCTTGACGATCTGGTTCGATCCCCTCGATTCCATTCCGAGGACGCGGCCGCGGCGGGAGTTCAGGTCGCCGATGATGTCGCCCATGTATTCGTCGGGGATCTCGATGTCGATGTTGACGATAGGCTCCAGCAGGGTGGGTTGACACTCGAGGACGGCCTTCTTGAATCCCATGGACCCGGCGATCTTGAAGGCCATTTCCGACGAGTCCACCGTGTGGTACGAGCCGTCCACGAGGGCGACCTTTAGATCCACCGTCGGATAGCCTGCCAGGACCCCTTCCTCCATGGCCTCGATGATGCCCTTCTCAACGGCGGGCCTGTACTGCTGGGGCACGACGCCGCCGACGATCTTGTCGGCAAACTCGAAGCCGCCTCCGCGGGGAAGGGGCTCCACGTCCAGCCAGACATCGCCGAACTGACCGCGCCCTCCGGACTGCTTCTTGTACCGTCCCTGGATGCCCATCCTTGGCTTCTTGATCGTTTCTTTATAGGGAACTTTGGGGGTCTTGAGGATGACCTCAACGCCAAACTTCCGCTTCATTTTTTCGACGGTGACCTCGATGTGGACCTGGCCCGTTCCGGAGAGAATCATCTCCTTGGTCTGGTCGTCCCGGCGGTAGGTAAGGGTCGGGTCTTCTTCGATGAGCCGGTTGATGGACGACACGATCTTTTCCTCGTCACCCCGGGACTTGGGCTCGATGGCAAAAGACATGACCGCCGGCGGCGGGGTAATCCGCGGCAGGATGAAAGGGGATTTCTCGAGGCAGAGGGTGTCTCCCGTCAGGGTCTCCTTGAGCTTCGTGACGGCTGCGATGTCGCCCGGTACGAGGGGGTCTTCCGTGGGTTTCTGGGTTTTGCCTTCGAGGAAGAAGATGTTTCCAAAGCGTTCCGTGCTCTTCCGGGTCGGGTTGAAGAACGTAGCGTCGGAGGTCACCGTTCCCGAATAGACGCGGAAGATCGTGACCCGGCCGGCATAGGGGTCGGCGATGGTCTTGAATACCCGTGCCGTGAAGGGAGAGGTCAATTCCGGCGTTCTTTCCTCCGGCTCCTCCGTTCCGGGTTTCGTTCCCGTCATCGCACCCCGGTCCAGGGGTGATGGGAACAGCCGGACCATCAGGTCCATCAGGAGGGCGGTGCCGATGTTCTTGAGGGCGGATGTGCAGACGACCGGGATCATGGACCCGGAGAGCACGCCCTTCCGGAGTCCCCGCTGGAGTTCCTCTGCGCTGAGTTCTCCAGCTTCCAGGTACTTGTCCATGAGGGCCTCGTCCGTCTCGGCGATGTCTTCCACCATGCTGCCCCGGTATTTTTCCACCTGGGCGGCCATGTCGGCGGGAACCTCCGCCGGTTTGAAGGTCCCTTTCCCTTCGTCAAAGAGGAAGGCCTTTCCCGCCACCAGGTCCACGACGCCCTTGAAGGACGCCTCCGTGCCGATGGGCAGCATCAGGGAGGTGACTTTCCGGCCGAGTTTCGCACGGATGCTCTCGACGGCCTTTGCGAAATCCGCCCGTTCGCGATCCATCCGGTTGATGACGGCGATCCTGGGCAGTGCATACTCGTCGGCGTATTCCCAGGCCTTGATCGTCTGGAATTCGACGCCGCTGACGGCGTCGATGACCACCAGGGCCGCGTCGGCATGGGCCAGGCAACCCACCATGTCATAGGCAAAATTGGAGTCCCCCGGGGAGTCGAGCAGGTTCACTTTGTGTTTGTCCCACTCGAAGAAATTCACCGCGGTGTTGATGGAACTGCGCCGTTTGTGCTCCTCCGGCTCGAAGTCCATGGATGAGCTCCCGTCGTCCACGCGGCCGAGGCGCTCCGTCTTGCCGGATACGAAGAGGAAAGACTCGCAGAGCGTCGTCTTGCCCGTTCCTCCGTGCCCCGCAACGGCAACATTCCTCAACGCTTGTGACTCATATTTTGCCATGGTTTCTCCTTTCAGATTCAATGGAAGGGTCCTGTCCGAAGACCCTGGTGTTTAGCCAAGATCGGCGCGCCAAGTCAAGACAATTTTCGGCGGAGGAGGAGGGAGGGAACATTGACAATTCCCGGCCGCCGCTTATGTTAATCCGGCATGAAAAAACAGGGGGAGGAGTCCGGCCCGGACGGTTTCGAATGAGAAAAAACGAGTAAAAAAAAAGGAGGCCCCGCAATGATCGGCAAGAAAGTGCACCAGGCGATGAACGAGCAGATCCGGCATGAACTGGAGTCATACTACATTTACCTGTCCATGGCGGCTTATTTCCACAGCCAGAACCTGGACGGGATGGCCCACTGGATGCGCTGCCAGGCCCACGAGGAAATGATCCATGCGATGAAGTTCATGGACCACATCCTGGACCGCGGCGGAGCGGTCAAGCTCCAGGACCTCAAGCAGATCAAGACATCCTGGCCGTCCGTTCTTGAGGTCTGGCAGGATACCCTGGCCCATGAGCAGTTCATCACCGGCAAGATCCACGGGATTGTCAAAACGGCCCGGGCGGAGAGCGATTACGCCTCCGACACGCTTCTGAACTGGTTCACGAAGGAGCAGGTGGAGGAAGAGGCGACGGCGGAAAAGGTCCTCCGTCAGATCGAGATGATCGGCCACACGAAGGAAGGACTCTTCATGCTGGACAAGGAACTGGGAGCAAGGATGTTCCCGGCCGGTTCGCCGCTGGACCCGGCGGCGTACAACCTGGCGACTTGAGCGGGCGAAGTGCCATCCGGCAAGAGGGGGTGCGGATTTGAAATCCGTCCACCCCTTTTGCCGTTTTGGGTGGTGTCAGGACATGGTTCGCTTCACTTCTTCGAGCGTTCCCTCGATCAGGGACCGGATTTCCCGGAGGCGGTCTTCCGTCGCCGCCTCGAAGCGCAGAACCAGGACCGGCTGCGTATTGGAGGCCCGGATGAGGCCCCAGCCGTCGGCGAAGGGGATCCGCACGCCGTCGATGTCGATGACCTTGTAGGTTTCGGCGAAGCGGGCCTTCACTTTTTCGACGACCCTGAACTTGAGTTCGTCAGGGCAGTCCACGCGGATCTCCGGCGTGGTGAAGGTCTTCGGCACGTCCGCCAGGAGGGCGCTCAGGGAGGCGCCGGCGGAGGAGACGATCTCCAGGAGCCGGGCCGCCGCATAGATGGCGTCGTCATAACCGAAGTAGCGATCCGCGAAGAACAGGTGGCCGCTCATTTCCCCCGCCAGCAAGGCCTTTTCCTCCTTCATTTTGCCCTTGATCAGGGAATGGCCGGCCTTCCACATGATGGGCCGCCCGCCGTGCCGGGCGATGTCGTCATAGAGGTTCTGGGAGCATTTCACCTCGCCGATGATCGCCGCACCGGGGTTCTCTTTGAGGATGAAACGGGAAAAGAGGAGCAGGAGCTCGTCTCCCCACAGGATCCGACCGTCGTCGGTGACGGCTCCGATGCGGTCTGCGTCCCCGTCGAAGGCAATGCCGAGATCGGCGCCTTCCCTTTTCACGAGGGAAATCAGGTCCCGCAGGTTTTCCGGCACCGTCGGATCGGGGAAGTGGTTCGGGAACCGCCCGTCGGGCTCGCAGTGGATGTCCGTAACGCGGCATCCCAGCCGGCGGAACAGGGGCAGGGCGAAGAGGCCCCCCACGCCGTTTCCCCCGTCGACAACCACGGAGATGCCTTTCCGGACCGCCACGCTTCCGAAGAGATGATCCTCGTATGCCCCCGCAACGTCCCCGGTCGTCGCACGGCCTTCTCCCCGGTCGTATCGGCCCCGCTCCATGATGCGGCGCAGTTCCTGAATGTCGTCCCCGTAAATCGTATCGGGACCGACACAGATCTTGAATCCGTTGAATTCCGGAGGGTTGTGGCTTCCGGTGACCATGATGCCGCCGTCCGTTTTCAGGTGGCGGATGGAGTAATAAAGGATGGGCGTCGCACATAGGCCCACGTCGATGACGTCGATGCCGGTGCCGAGGATTCCCCGGGCCATCGCTCCGGCATAAGATTCGGAGCTGAGCCGGCAGTCCCGGCCCAGGGTCATCGTCCGGACCCCCCGCTGCCGGGCGAAGGTCCCGATGGCCTGCCCAAGCTCCTGGACGAATGCTGGATCCAGGTCCCTGTCTACCAGGCCCCTGACGTCGTATTCCCGAAATACCTCCGGATTCATGCGTATCTCCTTGCTGAATCAACGTGTTGCGGGTGGCGCTGTCCCCGACCTGAAAGGCCGCGGGGATGCACGTGAAGAACCGCGAAAACACGAGCTTCTACGTTGAAAAACGCGGCTCTGTCAAGGGGGATTTGGAGGGCCGTTAGGCCTTGACAACAGCGGGTGAATCCATTAGCGTAGCGCCCCGATATAACCCAATGGGAGTGCAACATGATCGGCGTGCTGATTACAACCCATGGCGACCTCGGCAAGGAGCTGATCAAGGCCGCAGAAATGATCAAAGGTCCCATGAAGGGCGTCCTTCACATCCCCATCGACCAGAGCAAGGGCGTCGAAGAGATCAAGAAGGAGATCAGTACCGCCATCAAGAAACTCGACCAGGGCAAAGGGGTCCTGATCATGACGGACCTCTTCGGCGGCACCCCTTCCAACATCTCCCTCTCCTTCATGAAAGACGGGAAGGTGGAGGTCGTCACCGGCGTCAACCTCCCGATGATGCTGAAGCTCGCCGATATCCGCGAGACCATGAGCCTGAAGGATTTCTCCTGTTTCATCAAGGATTACGGGAGGAACAACATCTCCCTGGCCAGTGAGATCCTGAACAGGAAAGTCAGCACATGACGGGTTTCCGGACATGGACATCGTCCTGGTGAGAATCGACAACCGTCTGGTCCACGGCCAGATCATCGAGGCATGGGTTCCCTTTGCCCGGGCCAATTGCATCATCGTCGTCGACGACCACGTGGCGAGCGACTTCTTCCGGGAGACCGTCATCAAGATGTCCGTCCCCCGCGACATCGAAACCCTGATCAGCAGCGTCGATGAATTTCCGCGAAACATGGAGCGGGTCGAGAGCAAACGCAAGGCGATCATCCTGTTCTCTTCCCTGAAGGATGCCCTGCGGGCGTATCATGGCGGATTCCACTTCGAGCGCCTGAACATCGGAAACATCCACAACGAGGAATGCATCCATCAGTGCGCTCCCTCCGTTTTGCTGGGGGAAGAGGATCTTTCCGCCATTCGGGAACTCGTGCGGGATGGCGTCCACGTGGATGTCCGCCGCGTTCCGAGGGAAAAACCCGTCGACATCCGGGACATCCTCGGCAACGAGACCCCCTAGCGCCTCCTTTCCGATTTGTGGATGCCCTCCGGAGGGACCCGTGCACTGGAAAATCCTTCTCATTGCCGTGACCGGCGGATCGATGTGCCTGGACCGGATCGTTCTCCAGGCCATGATCTCGCGTCCCGTCGTGGCGGGGACCCTTGCGGGCTGGATGCTGGGGGATTTTACGACGGGGCTGCTCGTCGGGGCTCTGATGGAGCTCTTCTGGATCGACCACCTGCCCATCGGAACCTACATCCCGCCCAATGAGACCATCGTAACCATTCTGGCCGTTTCGTCCGTCATCCTGACCAACCCCGTTTCGTCCGGAGGCGTCCCGCGGGAAGCCGTCGCCCTTTCCCTCCTTCTGTTTCTCCCCGTCGCCTACCTGTCCCAGAAAGGGGAGCATGTCCTTGTCATGCTGAACGAAAGGCTGGCGCGGCAGGCCGTGACGGCCGGGGAGGAGGGCGACCTCAGGGCCGTTTCCCGGCTGCATTGGCGGGCTCTCGGGCGCTACTGGCTGCTGTCGGTCGGGCTCATTGCCGTCCTGCTGGCGGTGGGCGTTCCCCTGCTGGAATGGCTCCTGGCGCACCTTTCCACGCCCGTTCGCACCGCCCTGCAGTTTACCTATTTCCTGTTTCCTGTCGTGGGAATCGCCGCCGCCCTGAAGGCCTTCTCGCAGAAACGGGCGCTTCACGTGTTCTGCGCCCTCTACCTGGCGGCAGTCCTATTCCTGGAGCTGCTACAGATCGTCTGAACCGGAGTTCCGGATGAACGTGCCCATCGAGAATTCGCCGGTGATGGAAGCGGATCTGGAGGAGATCCTGGACATTGAGCAGGCCTGCTTCCCGACACCCTGGTCTCTGGAGCTTTTCCGCCGCGAACTGGAACTCGGCATCTCCAGGGGGATGGCGGTTCGTGCAGCGGACGGGGCGGGGACCATCGTCTGCGGATACCTGTTCTTCTGGGTTGTCGCCGGCGAGGGCCAGCTCCAGCGGATCGCCGTCCGGCAGGACCTCCGGCGCTCCGGCATCGCCGACCGCCTGATGGAGGGGATGCTGGATATCTGCCGGCGGGAAGACGTGACGCGCATCATGCTGGAAGTGCGGAGAAGCAACGAGGCGGCCATCGGGCTATACCGGAAATGGGGATTTCGCCGGACCGGAATCCGGCGCGGTTATTATCCCGAGACCGGCGAAGACGCGGTGCTCATGGAGTGGAACGCTTCCTGAGAGAGGTTCCGGGCGGATTTGGCGTTGCATTTGCCGGTTTCCTGTGAGAAAAGAAGCGGACTTTTCAAGCATACAGGATCGTTCAAGAAATCAGACGGAAGCGAGATGGTGGGCCGAAACCTAGAGGAAGCGGAGCGAAACGTTGCGGGACGGGTGCTGTCGAACCGGAAGACGGCGCCGGGCCATTTCCACCTGATCCTGGAGCTTCCGGATTCTTTCACCGACCCGTTTCCCGGGCAGTTCGTCATGGTGCGGATACCCGGACGGACGGATCCCCTCCTGGCCCGGCCCCTCAGCATCTATGGCTTTTCTCGGCAAGAGGGCGGGGCTCGCCTGGAGCTCCTTTACCGGGTGGCCGGGAAGGGCACGGCCCTTCTGGCGGGGCTCCATACGGGCGGGGAACTGCAGGTCCTGGGACCCCTGGGCCGGGGATTCCGCATTGCCCCGGAACTCCAAACAATCGTACTTGTCTCCGGCGGTATCGGCATCGCCCCGCTGACCTTCCTGGCGGAACACTGCCGAAGTCTGCCCGCCGTGCCGGCGGGAAGGGAGATCGTCTGCTACGCCGGCGCCCGCTGCTCCGAGGCCCTGGTCGGGCTGGAGCGGATGGAGGCTCTGTGTTCGCGGGTCGTCGTCACGACGGACGACGGCACCTGCGGGGCCTGCGGCATCGTGACGGACCCCCTCGGCCGGGATCTTCCGTTGTTCCCTCCCGGAGAGACGGCCGTTTACGCCTGCGGTCCCCGGCCGATGCTTGCGTGTCTTGCGGACATGCTCCGGGAGTCGCCCGTTTCCTGCCAGGTCTCCGTGGAGGAGCGCATGGCCTGCGGGCTCGGAGCCTGCCTGGGATGTGCCGTCGCCGTCCGGAGCGGAGAAGACTCCCTCGTATACGCACGGGCTTGCAAGGAAGGACCGGTTTTCGACATCCATGAACTCGACTGGCGGTAACCCTCCATCCCTCGCCGTTTCGATCGGAGGCCTGACCCTGAAAAACCCGGTCATGCCCGCGTCGGGCACCTTCGGGTACGGGGAGGAGTACGCCCCGTTCGCGGACCTGAACCGCCTGGGGGCCGTCGTCACCAAGGGCATCTCCCTTCTGCCCCGGACCGGCAACCCGCCTCCCCGGATCATGGAGTCGCCCGCGGGGATGCTTAATGCCGTGGGCCTGCAGAACGTGGGCGTCCGGGCGTTCGTCTCGGAAAAGCTGCCTTATCTCAAGCAGTTCGATGTCCCGGTGATTGCCAACATCTTCGGAGAGGCCGTCGACGAGTACGCCGCCGTGGCGGAGATCCTGAGCCGGGCCGGCGGCGTCCATGCCCTGGAGGTGAACATCTCCTGCCCCAACGTGAAGAAGGGCGGGATCGCCTTCGGGGCCCGGCCGGAGTCGGCTGCAGAGGTGACGGCGGCGGTCCGGGGCAGCACGGACCTGCCGGTGATCGTGAAGCTCACTCCCAACGTGACGGACATCGTCGAGATCGCCCTGGCCTCGGAATCCGCCGGAGCCCACGCCCTGTCGCTCATCAACACCCTCCTGGGCATGTCCATCGACGTGGAGCGCCGCGTCCCCCATCTCGCGAACGTTACCGGCGGGCTCTCCGGGCCGGCCGTCCGGCCAGTGGCGGTGCGCATGGTCTGGCAGGTCGCCGGCCGGGTGAAGGTTCCCGTCATCGGCGTCGGGGGCATCGTCGACGCGGCGAGCGCCCTGGAATTCCTCATCGCCGGGGCCCGGGCCGTCCAGGTGGGGACGGGGCAGTTCGTGAATCCCGGGACAACCCTGGACGTGATCGACGGGATCGAAGCCTATCTGCATCGGCACGGCATGAAGGGCGTGCAGGATCTGATCGGATCACTCCAGTGCAATTTTGCATAATAAGGAGAACATTATGAAAAGGGCCTTCCTGTTTATGTTCATTCTGCTTCTGGCGTGCATCCCTCCGGCGTTCGCCGCCTCGTCCGCCATCACCGAGGCGGAGGGGTACTCCTGCATGGGGTACGACAAGTCCCGGAAGACCACGGAAGACGACGCACTGGCCAACGCCCGGCGGCAGGCCCTCGAATACGCCGCGACGTACGTGAAAAGCGAGACCAGAGTCGAAGACGCAACCGTCCTGAAGGACCTCCTGGAGGCCTATGCCAACGGCACCGTCCGGATCCTCCAGGAGCTCCAGCGGACCTGGTACACCGACCCCAAAACCGGCGAGTGCTTCCGGATCAAGGTCAAGGCCGAGATCCTTCCCGACACGAAGGCCATGGATCGGTTCACTGCAAAGCCCTCCGTGGTGGATGATCCGGGCGCTCCCCTGAACGTCCGCGTCTGGACGGACAAGAAGACATACCGGCAAGCGGAACAGATCCGGATCTTCCTCAAGGGAAACCGGCCGTTCTTCGCCCGGGTGATCTATTGCGATACCAAGGGACAGGTGCTCCAGCTGCTGCCGAATCCCTACCGGACGGATAACTATTTCCAGGGCGGCGTGATCTATGAGATCCCCTCGGGCAACGACAAATTCCAGCTCGAAGTGGTTCCGCCCTTCGGAGAGGAAAAAATCATGGTGTACGCGAGTTCCTCTCCCGTCGGCGATCTCCAGCTGGAAGAGGCGGGTCCGGTTTACGAAGTGCGGACGAAGGCGGCGGATATGGCCGTGAAGGTCCGGGGAGTGAACATCGTCAAGATGCCCGCGAAAAACGCCAAGCCGGACGGGCCGGGGGCCGGGGCGGGCTTTTCCGAGGCCTCGGCGACCCTGCGGACGGGCCGCTGAACGGAAGGAGGAGGGCCATGGGCAGAGCGGAAACCATCTGGGACGGGATCTGGCTCGTGGGGGGCCCGGACGTCTCCCGGTCCGACGACGCCGCAGTCTTCGTCATCGATTTCCACGGCGAGTTGGTCATGATCGACTCCGGGGCCGGCGGCAGTTCCAAAGTCCTCCAGCGGAACATCGAGCAGGCAGGACTGGATCCCAAAGCCATTTCCACCCTTATCCTGACCCACTGCCACATCGACCACATCGGGTCGGCGCCCTTCTTCCGCGACCAATTCAACTGCAAGATCCTCATCCACGAACTGGACACGGAGGCGCTCGAGGCGGGGGACCCTGTCCGGACGGCGGCCAACTGGTACGAGACAGACTTTCCGCCCACCCGGGTCGACCGGCGGCTCAAGGGGGAGGAAGAGGTCCTGACCTTCGGCGGCGAGGAGTTGCACTGCCTTCACACGCCGGGTCACACGCCCGGTTCCATCGTGGTATGGCTCGACCGGAACGGGAAGCGGGTCCTCTTCGGGCAGGACATCCATGGCCCCTTCATGTCGGCCTTCCGCTCCAACATCAACGACTGGCGGGCCTCCATGAAGAAGATCCTGGCCCTGGAGCCGGACATCCTCTGCGAGGGGCACTTCGGGATCTTCGAGCCGAAGGAGCAGGTCGCCGCCTATATCCACCGCTACCTGCGCATGAACGGCTGATGCGGAGGCTCCCGTGAAGACACTGAAACAGTTCGAGAAAGCTACGGTTTATGCCCTCATCGGCATGATGGCCCTGACCGTCTTCCTGGCGACCATCGAGGTGGCCTGGCTCCTGGCCAGGGACATTTTCACTCCGCCCCTTTTCCTCCTGGAGATCGACGAACTCCTGGAGATCTTCGGCATGTTTCTCCTGGTTCTCATCGGGCTGGAGCTCATCCACACCCTCAAGAGTTACCTCTCCGCCGAACCGGTGCACCTGGAAGTCGTCCTGATGCTGGCAATCATCGCGGTGGCCCGGAAGGTGATCGTTCTGGACGTGAAGGAAGCCTCCGGCATGACCCTGGTCGGGATCGCCGCCATCGTCCTCGCCCTGTCCATCGGCTATTATCTTGTGACCTGCGGGGTGAAGAACCGGATTGCCGCCTGCAACGCGGCAAGGGAAGGCGGACCGCCATTTCCTCCCGAAGATGGTGCATGACAAGATCCTGCGTCACTCCACCGGTTTCCGGACCAGTTCAAGGAAGCGATCAACCAGGTAGGGATTGAAAGAGGTTCCCTTCTCCTTAGTGAGAATCTCCTCGATCTTTTCCTGGGGCATTGCGTCGCGGTAGGGACGGCTGGTCCGCAGGGCGTCAAAGACGTCGGCGATGGAGATCATCTGGCTGACGATGTTCGTCTCCCAGTTTTGCCGCAGCTTGGGATATCCGGTGCCGTCGAACTTGATGTGGTGCTCCATGGCGGCCAGGACGGCAAGGTTGGTCACCCCTTTGATGTTCATCAGGTACATGGCCCCTTTGATGGTGTGGTTTTCCATGACGGCCCGTTCCTCCGTCGTCAGGCTCCCCGGTTTCATGAGGATTTCTTCCGGAGTGCTGATCTTGCCGATGTCGTGCAGGGTGGCGGCAACGCCGATGTTTTTCAGGTGAGGGGCCTTGAACCCCACGTATTCCGCAAGGTACATGGTCAGGATCCCCACATTCGCCGTATGGGTGAAGGTATACTCGTCGTTGGATTTGAGTTCCGAAAGGAGCTTCAGAGGGTTGACCTCCTTGCGGAGGCCGTCCATGAAATTGACGACCATGTCGTCCACCCGGTCCATGTCCAGGTTGCTTCCCCTGGCGATGCTGCGGTAGACGTTGCGCACGAGCTGGTCCGGGGTCTCGATCTCCAGGTCGACGAATTCGTCGAGGTTCAGTTCGGACGACACAATGCCGGTTCCATCGTCCACCTCCTCGCGCTCCTTATCGGTTTCTTTCAGCTTGATCTTCCCGATGCGGATCTAGGGCATGGAGTGAATGGACACGGCCTCCGGATCCGAGAGGTTGCGCACGAATGCCTCCAGTTGGGCGAAGGGGAGTCCCCGGAGAAAGGTGATCCGCTCAATGGACCGTTTCCTGAGGA contains these protein-coding regions:
- a CDS encoding MogA/MoaB family molybdenum cofactor biosynthesis protein, with protein sequence MRTGVITMSDKGSRGEREDLSGPEVARLLAGIGCRIERTVIVPDETEKIKEALIRFADEDRLDLIVTTGGTGVSPRDVTPDATLAVIHKEIPGMAEAMRRASAAKTPHAMISRAVVGIRGASLIVNLPGSPRGARENLEVLLPALPHAVEKIKGDETECGSA
- the fusA gene encoding elongation factor G, encoding MAKYESQALRNVAVAGHGGTGKTTLCESFLFVSGKTERLGRVDDGSSSMDFEPEEHKRRSSINTAVNFFEWDKHKVNLLDSPGDSNFAYDMVGCLAHADAALVVIDAVSGVEFQTIKAWEYADEYALPRIAVINRMDRERADFAKAVESIRAKLGRKVTSLMLPIGTEASFKGVVDLVAGKAFLFDEGKGTFKPAEVPADMAAQVEKYRGSMVEDIAETDEALMDKYLEAGELSAEELQRGLRKGVLSGSMIPVVCTSALKNIGTALLMDLMVRLFPSPLDRGAMTGTKPGTEEPEERTPELTSPFTARVFKTIADPYAGRVTIFRVYSGTVTSDATFFNPTRKSTERFGNIFFLEGKTQKPTEDPLVPGDIAAVTKLKETLTGDTLCLEKSPFILPRITPPPAVMSFAIEPKSRGDEEKIVSSINRLIEEDPTLTYRRDDQTKEMILSGTGQVHIEVTVEKMKRKFGVEVILKTPKVPYKETIKKPRMGIQGRYKKQSGGRGQFGDVWLDVEPLPRGGGFEFADKIVGGVVPQQYRPAVEKGIIEAMEEGVLAGYPTVDLKVALVDGSYHTVDSSEMAFKIAGSMGFKKAVLECQPTLLEPIVNIDIEIPDEYMGDIIGDLNSRRGRVLGMESRGSNQIVKASVPLAEILKYAPDLRSMTSGRGTFTYEFSHYEEVPAQIAEKVIAEAKKEKEAAEK
- a CDS encoding ferritin; the protein is MIGKKVHQAMNEQIRHELESYYIYLSMAAYFHSQNLDGMAHWMRCQAHEEMIHAMKFMDHILDRGGAVKLQDLKQIKTSWPSVLEVWQDTLAHEQFITGKIHGIVKTARAESDYASDTLLNWFTKEQVEEEATAEKVLRQIEMIGHTKEGLFMLDKELGARMFPAGSPLDPAAYNLAT
- a CDS encoding phosphomannomutase/phosphoglucomutase: MNPEVFREYDVRGLVDRDLDPAFVQELGQAIGTFARQRGVRTMTLGRDCRLSSESYAGAMARGILGTGIDVIDVGLCATPILYYSIRHLKTDGGIMVTGSHNPPEFNGFKICVGPDTIYGDDIQELRRIMERGRYDRGEGRATTGDVAGAYEDHLFGSVAVRKGISVVVDGGNGVGGLFALPLFRRLGCRVTDIHCEPDGRFPNHFPDPTVPENLRDLISLVKREGADLGIAFDGDADRIGAVTDDGRILWGDELLLLFSRFILKENPGAAIIGEVKCSQNLYDDIARHGGRPIMWKAGHSLIKGKMKEEKALLAGEMSGHLFFADRYFGYDDAIYAAARLLEIVSSAGASLSALLADVPKTFTTPEIRVDCPDELKFRVVEKVKARFAETYKVIDIDGVRIPFADGWGLIRASNTQPVLVLRFEAATEDRLREIRSLIEGTLEEVKRTMS
- a CDS encoding PTS sugar transporter subunit IIA; its protein translation is MIGVLITTHGDLGKELIKAAEMIKGPMKGVLHIPIDQSKGVEEIKKEISTAIKKLDQGKGVLIMTDLFGGTPSNISLSFMKDGKVEVVTGVNLPMMLKLADIRETMSLKDFSCFIKDYGRNNISLASEILNRKVST
- a CDS encoding PTS sugar transporter subunit IIB, coding for MDIVLVRIDNRLVHGQIIEAWVPFARANCIIVVDDHVASDFFRETVIKMSVPRDIETLISSVDEFPRNMERVESKRKAIILFSSLKDALRAYHGGFHFERLNIGNIHNEECIHQCAPSVLLGEEDLSAIRELVRDGVHVDVRRVPREKPVDIRDILGNETP
- the rimI gene encoding ribosomal protein S18-alanine N-acetyltransferase, yielding MNVPIENSPVMEADLEEILDIEQACFPTPWSLELFRRELELGISRGMAVRAADGAGTIVCGYLFFWVVAGEGQLQRIAVRQDLRRSGIADRLMEGMLDICRREDVTRIMLEVRRSNEAAIGLYRKWGFRRTGIRRGYYPETGEDAVLMEWNAS
- a CDS encoding dihydroorotate dehydrogenase electron transfer subunit — its product is MVGRNLEEAERNVAGRVLSNRKTAPGHFHLILELPDSFTDPFPGQFVMVRIPGRTDPLLARPLSIYGFSRQEGGARLELLYRVAGKGTALLAGLHTGGELQVLGPLGRGFRIAPELQTIVLVSGGIGIAPLTFLAEHCRSLPAVPAGREIVCYAGARCSEALVGLERMEALCSRVVVTTDDGTCGACGIVTDPLGRDLPLFPPGETAVYACGPRPMLACLADMLRESPVSCQVSVEERMACGLGACLGCAVAVRSGEDSLVYARACKEGPVFDIHELDWR
- a CDS encoding dihydroorotate dehydrogenase, producing MNSTGGNPPSLAVSIGGLTLKNPVMPASGTFGYGEEYAPFADLNRLGAVVTKGISLLPRTGNPPPRIMESPAGMLNAVGLQNVGVRAFVSEKLPYLKQFDVPVIANIFGEAVDEYAAVAEILSRAGGVHALEVNISCPNVKKGGIAFGARPESAAEVTAAVRGSTDLPVIVKLTPNVTDIVEIALASESAGAHALSLINTLLGMSIDVERRVPHLANVTGGLSGPAVRPVAVRMVWQVAGRVKVPVIGVGGIVDAASALEFLIAGARAVQVGTGQFVNPGTTLDVIDGIEAYLHRHGMKGVQDLIGSLQCNFA
- a CDS encoding DUF4384 domain-containing protein; translation: MKRAFLFMFILLLACIPPAFAASSAITEAEGYSCMGYDKSRKTTEDDALANARRQALEYAATYVKSETRVEDATVLKDLLEAYANGTVRILQELQRTWYTDPKTGECFRIKVKAEILPDTKAMDRFTAKPSVVDDPGAPLNVRVWTDKKTYRQAEQIRIFLKGNRPFFARVIYCDTKGQVLQLLPNPYRTDNYFQGGVIYEIPSGNDKFQLEVVPPFGEEKIMVYASSSPVGDLQLEEAGPVYEVRTKAADMAVKVRGVNIVKMPAKNAKPDGPGAGAGFSEASATLRTGR